In Vidua chalybeata isolate OUT-0048 chromosome 5, bVidCha1 merged haplotype, whole genome shotgun sequence, one genomic interval encodes:
- the PANX2 gene encoding pannexin-2 isoform X1: protein MQHIIDNHPDMATALLAGEKLKELILPGQQDDKAGALAALLLQLKLELPFDRVVTIGTVLIPILLVTLVFTKNFAEEPIYCYTPHNFTRDQALYARGYCWTELKDALPGVDASHWPSLFEHKFLPYALLAFAGIMYIPALGWEFLASTRLTSELNFLLQEIDNCYHRAAEGRAPKIEKQIQSKGPGITEREKREIIENAEKEKSPEQNLFEKYLERRGRSNFLAKLYLARHLFIIFLSIIPITYLSTYYATQKQNEFTCALGEPPDKTSSSKLHIRVNCKLPSVQLQRIIAGVDIVLLCFMNLIILINLIHLFIFRKSNFIFDKLNKVGIKTKKQWQKSQFCDINILAMFCNENRDHIKSLNRLDFITNESDLMYDNVVRQLLAALAQSNHDATPTMRDSGIQTIDPSVDPADIDANEQLIIKRPRKKMKWIPTTNPLPQPFKEQLAIMKVENHKPDKPKPVRRKTATDSLIAPLLESAAKTSQQSSAHKSEPNAIPSTSSEKKHTRHFSLDVHPYILSSKKPKPEVQAIPSMPTSKSQEGGFLNQEENVVVHVTSSLKDTPHPAKEILYSSETCRTVPAAAAFVTCNHNHIATTAAATSMALNQVKPEPTPALSCNPAHPLLHINTLYEDHEEEVSNMMDNGIHSPTDPGEMLSIPTPKQIRLATFDEPMAMVSSVEY from the exons ATGCAACACATCATCGATAACCACCCCGACATGGCCACGGCGCTGCTGGCGGGCGAGAAGCTGAAGGAGCTCATCCTGCCGGGGCAGCAGGATGACAAGGCGGGCGCGCTGGcggctctgctgctccagctgaagctggagctgcccttCGACCGCGTGGTCACCATCGGGACCgtcctcatccccatcctccTCGTCACCCTCGTCTTCACCAAGAACTTTGCCG AGGAGCCAATATACTGTTACACACCACACAACTTCACCCGCGATCAAGCCTTGTATGCCAGAGGATATTGTTGGACAGAATTAAAAGATGCCTTGCCAGGAGTTGATGCCAGCCACTGGCCCTCCTTGTTTGAGCATAAGTTCCTACCTTATGCACTGCTGGCTTTTGCTGGGATAATGTACattccagctctgggctgggaattTCTGGCCTCCACTCGACTGACTTCAGAGCTTAATTTTTTGCTTCAGGAGATTGATAACTGCTACCACCGTGCAGCTGAAGGGCGGGCACCAAAAATAGAGAAACAGATTCAGTCCAAAGGCCCAGGGATAACcgagagagagaaaagagaaatcatTGAGaatgcagagaaggaaaaaagccctgaGCAGAACTTGTTTGAGAAATATCTGGAAAGAAGAGGACGAAGTAACTTTTTAGCTAAGCTTTATCTTGCAAGACATCTGTTCATCATCTTTTTAAGCATCATACCAATCACATACTTATCCACCTACTATGCTACACAGAAGCAAAATGAATTTACGTGTGCACTAGGTGAGCCTCCAGACAAAACGAGCAGCTCCAAATTGCACATCCGAGTGAACTGTAAACTGCCATCTGTCCAGCTCCAGCGGATTATTGCTGGTGTAGATATCGTTCTCCTCTGCTTCATGAACTTGATAATCCTCATCAACTTGATTCACCTCTTCATATTTCGCAAGTCTAATTTCATATTTGATAAACTGAACAAAGTTGGAATAAAGACCAAGAAACAGTGGCAGAAGTCCCAGTTTTGTGATATTAATATTTTGGCCAtgttttgtaatgaaaataGGGACCACATAAAATCATTGAACCGTCTGGATTTTATTACAAATGAAAGCGATCTGATGTACGACAATGTGGTACGCCAGCTGCTCGCGGCATTGGCCCAGTCCAACCACGATGCCACTCCAACCATGCGTGATTCAGGGATTCAGACCATAGACCCAAGTGTTGATCCAGCAGACATTGATGCTAATGAGCAGCTCATCATTAAGAGGCCAAGGAAGAAGATGAAATGGATCCCGACTACCAATCCCCTTCCCCAGCCATTCAAGGAGCAGTTAGCCATTATGAAGGTTGAGAACCATAAGCCTGATAAACCGAAGCCCGTGCGGAGAAAAACGGCGACAGACAGCCTTATAGCTCCGTTGTTGGAGTCTGCTGCAAAAACCTCTCAGCAATCGTCCGCTCATAAGAGCGAGCCAAATGCCATCCCAAGCacaagcagtgaaaaaaagcaCACACGGCACTTTTCCTTGGATGTTCATCCATATATACTTAgtagcaaaaaacccaaaccagaggTTCAAGCCATCCCCTCGATGCCTACATCAAAAAGCCAAGAGGGTGGATTTTTAAACCAGGAAGAGAATGTTGTAGTGCATGTTACCTCCTCTCTCAAAG ACACCCCTCATCCTGCAAAAGAGATCCTATACTCATCTGAGACATGCAGaactgtgcctgctgctgcgGCTTTTGTCACATGCAACCACAACCATATagccaccactgctgctgccaccagtATGGCTTTGAACCAGGTCAAGCCAGAGCCGACCCCTGCACTGAGCTGCAACCCAGCCCACCCTTTGCTGCACATCAACACGCTGTACGAGGACCATGAGGAGGAGGTGTCCAACATGATGGACAATGGGATTCACTCACCGACTGACCCTGGGGAGATGCTCTCCATCCCCACCCCGAAGCAGATCAGGCTGGCGACGTTTGACGAGCCGATGGCAATGGTGAGCTCGGTGGAGTACTGA
- the PANX2 gene encoding pannexin-2 isoform X2, giving the protein MHSSDFSLCYTEEPIYCYTPHNFTRDQALYARGYCWTELKDALPGVDASHWPSLFEHKFLPYALLAFAGIMYIPALGWEFLASTRLTSELNFLLQEIDNCYHRAAEGRAPKIEKQIQSKGPGITEREKREIIENAEKEKSPEQNLFEKYLERRGRSNFLAKLYLARHLFIIFLSIIPITYLSTYYATQKQNEFTCALGEPPDKTSSSKLHIRVNCKLPSVQLQRIIAGVDIVLLCFMNLIILINLIHLFIFRKSNFIFDKLNKVGIKTKKQWQKSQFCDINILAMFCNENRDHIKSLNRLDFITNESDLMYDNVVRQLLAALAQSNHDATPTMRDSGIQTIDPSVDPADIDANEQLIIKRPRKKMKWIPTTNPLPQPFKEQLAIMKVENHKPDKPKPVRRKTATDSLIAPLLESAAKTSQQSSAHKSEPNAIPSTSSEKKHTRHFSLDVHPYILSSKKPKPEVQAIPSMPTSKSQEGGFLNQEENVVVHVTSSLKDTPHPAKEILYSSETCRTVPAAAAFVTCNHNHIATTAAATSMALNQVKPEPTPALSCNPAHPLLHINTLYEDHEEEVSNMMDNGIHSPTDPGEMLSIPTPKQIRLATFDEPMAMVSSVEY; this is encoded by the exons ATGCACAGCAGTGACTTTTCTCTCTGTTATACAGAGGAGCCAATATACTGTTACACACCACACAACTTCACCCGCGATCAAGCCTTGTATGCCAGAGGATATTGTTGGACAGAATTAAAAGATGCCTTGCCAGGAGTTGATGCCAGCCACTGGCCCTCCTTGTTTGAGCATAAGTTCCTACCTTATGCACTGCTGGCTTTTGCTGGGATAATGTACattccagctctgggctgggaattTCTGGCCTCCACTCGACTGACTTCAGAGCTTAATTTTTTGCTTCAGGAGATTGATAACTGCTACCACCGTGCAGCTGAAGGGCGGGCACCAAAAATAGAGAAACAGATTCAGTCCAAAGGCCCAGGGATAACcgagagagagaaaagagaaatcatTGAGaatgcagagaaggaaaaaagccctgaGCAGAACTTGTTTGAGAAATATCTGGAAAGAAGAGGACGAAGTAACTTTTTAGCTAAGCTTTATCTTGCAAGACATCTGTTCATCATCTTTTTAAGCATCATACCAATCACATACTTATCCACCTACTATGCTACACAGAAGCAAAATGAATTTACGTGTGCACTAGGTGAGCCTCCAGACAAAACGAGCAGCTCCAAATTGCACATCCGAGTGAACTGTAAACTGCCATCTGTCCAGCTCCAGCGGATTATTGCTGGTGTAGATATCGTTCTCCTCTGCTTCATGAACTTGATAATCCTCATCAACTTGATTCACCTCTTCATATTTCGCAAGTCTAATTTCATATTTGATAAACTGAACAAAGTTGGAATAAAGACCAAGAAACAGTGGCAGAAGTCCCAGTTTTGTGATATTAATATTTTGGCCAtgttttgtaatgaaaataGGGACCACATAAAATCATTGAACCGTCTGGATTTTATTACAAATGAAAGCGATCTGATGTACGACAATGTGGTACGCCAGCTGCTCGCGGCATTGGCCCAGTCCAACCACGATGCCACTCCAACCATGCGTGATTCAGGGATTCAGACCATAGACCCAAGTGTTGATCCAGCAGACATTGATGCTAATGAGCAGCTCATCATTAAGAGGCCAAGGAAGAAGATGAAATGGATCCCGACTACCAATCCCCTTCCCCAGCCATTCAAGGAGCAGTTAGCCATTATGAAGGTTGAGAACCATAAGCCTGATAAACCGAAGCCCGTGCGGAGAAAAACGGCGACAGACAGCCTTATAGCTCCGTTGTTGGAGTCTGCTGCAAAAACCTCTCAGCAATCGTCCGCTCATAAGAGCGAGCCAAATGCCATCCCAAGCacaagcagtgaaaaaaagcaCACACGGCACTTTTCCTTGGATGTTCATCCATATATACTTAgtagcaaaaaacccaaaccagaggTTCAAGCCATCCCCTCGATGCCTACATCAAAAAGCCAAGAGGGTGGATTTTTAAACCAGGAAGAGAATGTTGTAGTGCATGTTACCTCCTCTCTCAAAG ACACCCCTCATCCTGCAAAAGAGATCCTATACTCATCTGAGACATGCAGaactgtgcctgctgctgcgGCTTTTGTCACATGCAACCACAACCATATagccaccactgctgctgccaccagtATGGCTTTGAACCAGGTCAAGCCAGAGCCGACCCCTGCACTGAGCTGCAACCCAGCCCACCCTTTGCTGCACATCAACACGCTGTACGAGGACCATGAGGAGGAGGTGTCCAACATGATGGACAATGGGATTCACTCACCGACTGACCCTGGGGAGATGCTCTCCATCCCCACCCCGAAGCAGATCAGGCTGGCGACGTTTGACGAGCCGATGGCAATGGTGAGCTCGGTGGAGTACTGA
- the PANX2 gene encoding pannexin-2 isoform X3, whose product MQHIIDNHPDMATALLAGEKLKELILPGQQDDKAGALAALLLQLKLELPFDRVVTIGTVLIPILLVTLVFTKNFAEEPIYCYTPHNFTRDQALYARGYCWTELKDALPGVDASHWPSLFEHKFLPYALLAFAGIMYIPALGWEFLASTRLTSELNFLLQEIDNCYHRAAEGRAPKIEKQIQSKGPGITEREKREIIENAEKEKSPEQNLFEKYLERRGRSNFLAKLYLARHLFIIFLSIIPITYLSTYYATQKQNEFTCALGEPPDKTSSSKLHIRVNCKLPSVQLQRIIAGVDIVLLCFMNLIILINLIHLFIFRKSNFIFDKLNKVGIKTKKQWQKSQFCDINILAMFCNENRDHIKSLNRLDFITNESDLMYDNVVRQLLAALAQSNHDATPTMRDSGIQTIDPSVDPADIDANEQLIIKRPRKKMKWIPTTNPLPQPFKEQLAIMKVENHKPDKPKPVRRKTATDSLIAPLLESAAKTSQQSSAHKSEPNAIPSTSSEKKHTRHFSLDVHPYILSSKKPKPEVQAIPSMPTSKSQEGGFLNQEENVVVHVTSSLKAKTSLWASTD is encoded by the exons ATGCAACACATCATCGATAACCACCCCGACATGGCCACGGCGCTGCTGGCGGGCGAGAAGCTGAAGGAGCTCATCCTGCCGGGGCAGCAGGATGACAAGGCGGGCGCGCTGGcggctctgctgctccagctgaagctggagctgcccttCGACCGCGTGGTCACCATCGGGACCgtcctcatccccatcctccTCGTCACCCTCGTCTTCACCAAGAACTTTGCCG AGGAGCCAATATACTGTTACACACCACACAACTTCACCCGCGATCAAGCCTTGTATGCCAGAGGATATTGTTGGACAGAATTAAAAGATGCCTTGCCAGGAGTTGATGCCAGCCACTGGCCCTCCTTGTTTGAGCATAAGTTCCTACCTTATGCACTGCTGGCTTTTGCTGGGATAATGTACattccagctctgggctgggaattTCTGGCCTCCACTCGACTGACTTCAGAGCTTAATTTTTTGCTTCAGGAGATTGATAACTGCTACCACCGTGCAGCTGAAGGGCGGGCACCAAAAATAGAGAAACAGATTCAGTCCAAAGGCCCAGGGATAACcgagagagagaaaagagaaatcatTGAGaatgcagagaaggaaaaaagccctgaGCAGAACTTGTTTGAGAAATATCTGGAAAGAAGAGGACGAAGTAACTTTTTAGCTAAGCTTTATCTTGCAAGACATCTGTTCATCATCTTTTTAAGCATCATACCAATCACATACTTATCCACCTACTATGCTACACAGAAGCAAAATGAATTTACGTGTGCACTAGGTGAGCCTCCAGACAAAACGAGCAGCTCCAAATTGCACATCCGAGTGAACTGTAAACTGCCATCTGTCCAGCTCCAGCGGATTATTGCTGGTGTAGATATCGTTCTCCTCTGCTTCATGAACTTGATAATCCTCATCAACTTGATTCACCTCTTCATATTTCGCAAGTCTAATTTCATATTTGATAAACTGAACAAAGTTGGAATAAAGACCAAGAAACAGTGGCAGAAGTCCCAGTTTTGTGATATTAATATTTTGGCCAtgttttgtaatgaaaataGGGACCACATAAAATCATTGAACCGTCTGGATTTTATTACAAATGAAAGCGATCTGATGTACGACAATGTGGTACGCCAGCTGCTCGCGGCATTGGCCCAGTCCAACCACGATGCCACTCCAACCATGCGTGATTCAGGGATTCAGACCATAGACCCAAGTGTTGATCCAGCAGACATTGATGCTAATGAGCAGCTCATCATTAAGAGGCCAAGGAAGAAGATGAAATGGATCCCGACTACCAATCCCCTTCCCCAGCCATTCAAGGAGCAGTTAGCCATTATGAAGGTTGAGAACCATAAGCCTGATAAACCGAAGCCCGTGCGGAGAAAAACGGCGACAGACAGCCTTATAGCTCCGTTGTTGGAGTCTGCTGCAAAAACCTCTCAGCAATCGTCCGCTCATAAGAGCGAGCCAAATGCCATCCCAAGCacaagcagtgaaaaaaagcaCACACGGCACTTTTCCTTGGATGTTCATCCATATATACTTAgtagcaaaaaacccaaaccagaggTTCAAGCCATCCCCTCGATGCCTACATCAAAAAGCCAAGAGGGTGGATTTTTAAACCAGGAAGAGAATGTTGTAGTGCATGTTACCTCCTCTCTCAAAG CTAAGACCTCCCTCTGGGCTTCGACAGACTGA